From Amycolatopsis sp. WQ 127309:
TCTCGACCATCAAGGTCACCACGGCCTCGCACGAGGGCCACGTGAAGATCGAGGGCCTGGAGACGCCGATCGCCGAGGAGGCGGTCCGCCGGCTCAACGAGATCGCCCAGGCCACGCCCGGGGACGCGACGTGACGGCGGAAGCGACGGCCGAGCCCGTGTCTCCCGCGTCGGCCGAAAAGAGCGAACTTCCCTGGCTGCGCCTGGACATCAAGCTCTTCTACGTCAACGCGGCCAAGTTCACGATCTCCTTCGCCATCAGCATCACGAGCTACTTCCTCTACGACTCGGGCCCGGTCTGGCCGCTGCTGGTGGTCAGCGGCATCAGCGCGCTGATGACCCTGCGGGACCTGTGGCGCTGGCTGTTCACCCGCTACCGCGTCACGCCCGAACGCGTCGAACGCCGCACCGGCCTGCTGGTCCGCGAGGAGCGGCACGTCGGGCGCGACCGCATCCGCAGCGTCAGCAGCAGCGCTAAACTGCGGCACCGCTTGGTGAAGCTGCGTGTCGTCCACATCGGATCGGGTGAGGGCAAGCACTTCTCGCCCGCCTTCAAGCTCGACGCGCTGTCGAAGGAGACGGCCGCCCAGCTGCGGCGCGACCTGATCCCCCGCGACGCCGAGGCACCCGCGGAACGCGAGGTCGTCATCGCCCGGCTGCGCTGGATCTGGTTGTGGTACAACGTTTTCCACGTCTGGGCGATCCTCGCCGGGGTGCTTTTCCTCGTGTCGCTGTACTTCACGATGCAGACGTTCGCCGTCGACCTGATCGACGTCATCGCGGGCCTGATCCACTGGGCGAACCTCGGCGTCTGGCGCACGATCGGCGCGTCCGTCGTGATCACGTTCGTCCTCGGCTACTTCTCGCTCGGCCTGGACTTCGCCGCGAAGCACTGGAACTTCGAACTGGTCCGCACGACCAGCGGCGAAGACGGCACCGAACTGCGCACCCGGCAGGGCCTGTTCACCACCAAGACCGTGCACCGGGAGGACCGCCGGATCCGGGGCGTGCACCTGCACGAACCCTTGCTGTGGCGGTGGATGCGGCTGGCCGAGACCAAGGTGATCACGACCGGGCTCAACGCCTCGCTCAACGAGTCGGCCAACATCCTGCCGCGCACCCCGCTGCCCGACGCCCGGCACGCGGCGAGCTTCGTCTTCCCGGACGGCCACCAGCCCCTCGAAGCGCCGCTGCTGCGGCACCCCGTCGGCGCGTTCCGGCGCCGGCTCTACTGGGCGACCTACGGCCCGGCGGCCGTCGCGGGCCTGCTCGCCTGGCTCGGCGCGACCGGCGTCGTGCCGGCGTCGTGGTGGCCGCTGCCGCTGCTGCTCCTGCCGCTGACCTGGGCGCTGGCCTGGGTCGCCTACCGCACGCTGGGCCACGCGCTGATCGGCCCGTACCTGGTCGTGCGCAGCGGCGCGGCCGGCCGCTCGACGACCGTGCTGCGCACCCGCGCGGTGATCGGCTGGCGGCTGCGGCAGACGATCTTCCAGCGCCTGGGCTCGCGGATGACGATCGGCGTCCCGACCGCGGCCGGCGACCGCTACTACCGCGCGATCGACGCCGGCACCGAGCAGGCTCTCGCGTTCGTCGCCGGCGCCGACCCGGACCTCGCGCACGAATTCCTTTCCGGCACCGGGACACCCCCGGCCGATTCGCATTTCGCCCCGCGATCGGACGCTCCATGAATCGCCCCAGTGGCACTCGGAGGTGAATATGCGGCACACACGACTCACCGAAACGCTTTCCGTCGGTGAAATCGGGCTCGGCTGCAGTTCGATGTCCTACGGTTACGGGCCCGCCCGGACCGCGCGGGACCACGAAGAGTCGGCCCGGGTGCTCCGGCACGCGGTCGACCTGGGCGTCACCGTGTTCGACACGGCCGACGTCTACGGCCCGTTCACGAACGAACAGCTGCTCGGCGAGGTGCTCGCGCCGTACCGCACGCGGACCACGATCGCCACCAAGGTCGGCCTGATCCTGCGGCCCGACGGCACCCTGGAACGCAACGGGCGTCCCGAATACCTGCGCGAGGCCTGCGAAGGCTCGCTGCGCCGGCTGGGCGTCGACGCGATCGGCCTCTACCAGCTGCACCGCGTCGATCCCGCCGTGCCGCTGGCCGAGTCGTGGGGCGCGCTGGCCGAGCTCGTCACCGAGGGCAAGGTCCTCGGCCTCGGCATCTCGCACGCGACCGTGGAGGAGCTGGAGCAGATCCACGCGCTGTTCCCGATCGCCGCGGTGCAGTACGAGCTGTCGGTCTGGGAACGCCGGAACCTCGACGAGATCCTGCCGTGGACCTGGAAGAACGACGTCGGCTTCCTCGCCTGCTGCCCGATCGGCCGCGGTTACCTGTCCGGGCAGGTCGCCGTCGACGAGCTCGTCGACGGCGACTCGCGGCGGCGCGACCCGCGGTTCGAGGCCGGCGCGCTCACCGGCAACCAGCGCATCGTCGACGGCCTGCAGCGGGTCGCCGCGCGGCACGGCGCGACCCCCGCGCAGGTGGCGATCGCCTGGCTCACCACGCACGGCGACAACGTCGTGCCGATCCCCGGCACCCGGCGGCTGCGCTGGCTGGCGGAGAACGTCGGCGCGGCCGGGATCCGGCTGAGCGCGGCGGACCTGCGCGACATCGACACACTGCCCGTGGCGACCGGCGAAAAACGCTGGGACGAACACCGCGAAGCCGTCGTGTCGAAATGACCGCGCAATTCTTTGGATACGGCGGCGAAGCTGACTTAGACTGCGGACAGCTCACCGGCCGAGGTATTCCGGCCCATCCCGGAAGAGCCATTCCATTCATTCATCGTGACGCGAAACTGGAGGAGAAGCCGTGGGCGAACAGGCACGACCGCTGATCACGGTGCTCGGTTCGTCCGGGCTCCTGGGCACCGCCATCACCCGCGAACTGGCCGCCCGGCCGGTCCGCCTGCGCCTCGCCGGGCGCCGGCCGACCACGGTCCCGGCCGGGGCGCGGGCCGACATCGACGTCCGCACCACCGACCTGACCGCCGACGGTGCCGTCGCCGACGCCGTCGAGGGCGCCGACGCGGTGATCCACCTGGTCGCGCACATCGCCGGGGCCAGCACCTGGCGGGTGTCGTCGGACGACCCGGTCGCCGAGCGCGTCAACGTCGGCCTGGTGCACGACCTCGTCGCCGCCGTGAAGGACCAGCGGCCGGCGCACCCGCCGGTGGTCCTGCTGGCCGGGTCGATGTCGCAGGCCGGGCGCTCGATCTCGGGCCGGATCGACGGCACCGAGCCGGACCGGCCGCTCACCACCTACGACCGGCAGAAGCTGGACGCCGAGCACGCGATCCGCGACGCCGTCGAGACGGGCCTGCTGCGGGGCGCGTCGCTCCGGCTGGCCACGCTCTACACCCAGGGCTCCGACTCCCCCGCGCTCGACCGCGGCGTCGTCTCGGCGATGATGCGCCGCGCGTTCGCCGGCGAGGCGCTCACCATGTGGCACGACGGGACCGTGAAGCGGGACCTGGTGTGCGTCGACGACGTCGCCCGCGCGTTCCTGGCCGCGCTCGACCAGCCGGACGCCGTCGACGGCCGGCCGTGGCTGGTCGGCACCGGGCTGGCGACCAGCGTCGGTGACCTGTTCGGCGGGGTCGCGAAGGCCGTCGCCGCGCAGACCGGGCGGGAACCGGTGCCGGTGGTGTCGGTGCCGCCGGCCGACCACTCGATGCCGACCGACCTGCTCGACTTCGTGCTCGACCCGTCGGGCTTCCGGAACGCCACCGGCTGGGCGCCGCGCGTCTCGCTGGAGCACGGCCTGGAGAACCTCGCGGCGGCGATGGCGCGCGACGCCGTCTCGCCGGGCGTCTGAGGGGCCGGCGATGCGCGTCCTGCTGGTCCTGCCCGCCGAGAAGAGCATCTTCAACTACCTGGTGCCGGTCACCTGGGCGCTGCGCACCGCCGGGCACGAGGTGCACGTGGCGAGCCTGCCGCGGTTCGCGAGCACGATCACCCAGGCCGGGCTGACGGCGGTCCCGGTCGGGCACGACCGGGACCCGTGGCGCATCACCGAAAACCGGCCGGAGGAACGCGCGGCGCTGCGGGCCGGGGTGGCCGCGCCGTACGACCTGTTCGACGTCCCCGGGTCGGCCACGTGGGACTACCTGCGCGACGGGATGACCGCCGCGGTCAAGGGCTGGCACCGGCTGACGAACTTCCCGATGGTCGCCGACCTGGTCTCCTACACCCGGTACTGGGAGCCGGATCTCGTGCTGTGGGAGCCGCTCTGCTACGCCGGGGCGATCGCCGCCAAGGCGTGCGGCGCGGCGCACGGCCGGCTGCTGTTCGGCATCGACGTCTTCGGCGCCACGCGCGTCGACTACCTGCGGACGCAGGCCCGGCAGGCGCCGGCGGACCGCGCCGACCCGCTGGCCGGCTGGCTCGGCAGCTACGCCCGCAAGTACGGCTTCGACGCCGGTGAGGACCTCGCCGTCGGCGACTTCACCATCGACCAGCTGCCCGCGTCGCTGAGCCTGGACGCCGGTCTCGACACCGTCCGGGTGCAGTTCGTGCCCTACGGCGGGGCCGCGGTGGTACCTGACTGGCTGAAGCGGCCCGCGGAACGCCCCCGGGTCGCGCTGACCCTCGGCCTCACCGCGACCGAGGTCTTCGGCGGCTACAACGTGCCGCTGTCGGAGATCCTCTTAGGACTGTCCGAACTGGACGTCGAGGTGGTCGCGACGGTCGCCGAGGACGTGCAGCGGACGCTGCCGTCGATGCCGGCGAACGTCCGGATGGTGCCGTACGTGCCGTGGCACGCGCTCGCCCCGACGTGCGCCGCGGTGGTGCACCACGCGGGCGCGGCGACCCTGGCCACCACGGCACGGCACCCGGTGCCGCAGCTGGCCCTGCACTTCCACTTCGACCAGCCCTACCTCGGCCGCAAGCTCGCCGAACACGGCGCCGGCCTGGAGATCCACACGGGCGACGCGACCGGCTCCAACGTCCGCGACGCCGTCTCGCGCCTGCTCACCGAACAGTCTTTCAAAGCCCGCGCGGCAGACCTGCGCGACCAGATCTTCGCGCTCCCCACCCCGAACGAACTGGCCGGGACGCTCGAAGAGCTGACCGCCAAGCACCGCACCCGCTGAGCACCCGGAAAGGAGCACCATGCGCGTCCTGTTCGCCACCACGCCGCAGAAGAGCGTCTTCCTGTACCTGGCGCCGATGGCGTGGGCGCTGCGCACCGCCGGCCACGAAGTGCGCTTCGCGAGCCAGCCCGCGCTGACGGACGTGATCACGCAGTCCGGCCTCACCGCGGTGCCGGTCGGGCACACCCGCAACCGCCGCCTCACCGACGTCGACGGCCGCGAAGAGGGGCGCGCCGGGCTGCCCGCGCCCTACGACGTCTTCGACGACTACGAGCGCGCCACCTGGGAGTACCTCGAGCCCGGCATGGCCGACGCGGTGCGCGGCTGGCACTGGCTGACGAACCACCCGATGGTCGGCGGGCTCGTCGAGTTCGCCCGCGCCTGGCGGCCGGACCTGATCGTCTGGGAGCCGTTCTGCTACGCCGGGCCGATCGCCGCGAAGGCGTGCGGCGCAGCACACGCGCGTCTCCTGTTCGGCGTCGACGTCTTCGGCGCGGCCCGCGAGCAGTACCGGCGGCGGCTGGCCGAGGAGCCCGGCCGCGTCGACCACCTCGGCGCGTGGCTCGGCCGGTACGCGCGGATGTACGGCGCCGAGTTCTCCGAGGACATGACGACCGGGCAGTTCACCATCGACCAGTTCCCGGCGAGCCTGCAGCCGGCGACCGAGCTGGACGTCCTGCG
This genomic window contains:
- a CDS encoding NAD(P)-dependent oxidoreductase, with product MGEQARPLITVLGSSGLLGTAITRELAARPVRLRLAGRRPTTVPAGARADIDVRTTDLTADGAVADAVEGADAVIHLVAHIAGASTWRVSSDDPVAERVNVGLVHDLVAAVKDQRPAHPPVVLLAGSMSQAGRSISGRIDGTEPDRPLTTYDRQKLDAEHAIRDAVETGLLRGASLRLATLYTQGSDSPALDRGVVSAMMRRAFAGEALTMWHDGTVKRDLVCVDDVARAFLAALDQPDAVDGRPWLVGTGLATSVGDLFGGVAKAVAAQTGREPVPVVSVPPADHSMPTDLLDFVLDPSGFRNATGWAPRVSLEHGLENLAAAMARDAVSPGV
- a CDS encoding activator-dependent family glycosyltransferase, which translates into the protein MRVLLVLPAEKSIFNYLVPVTWALRTAGHEVHVASLPRFASTITQAGLTAVPVGHDRDPWRITENRPEERAALRAGVAAPYDLFDVPGSATWDYLRDGMTAAVKGWHRLTNFPMVADLVSYTRYWEPDLVLWEPLCYAGAIAAKACGAAHGRLLFGIDVFGATRVDYLRTQARQAPADRADPLAGWLGSYARKYGFDAGEDLAVGDFTIDQLPASLSLDAGLDTVRVQFVPYGGAAVVPDWLKRPAERPRVALTLGLTATEVFGGYNVPLSEILLGLSELDVEVVATVAEDVQRTLPSMPANVRMVPYVPWHALAPTCAAVVHHAGAATLATTARHPVPQLALHFHFDQPYLGRKLAEHGAGLEIHTGDATGSNVRDAVSRLLTEQSFKARAADLRDQIFALPTPNELAGTLEELTAKHRTR
- a CDS encoding activator-dependent family glycosyltransferase, whose amino-acid sequence is MRVLFATTPQKSVFLYLAPMAWALRTAGHEVRFASQPALTDVITQSGLTAVPVGHTRNRRLTDVDGREEGRAGLPAPYDVFDDYERATWEYLEPGMADAVRGWHWLTNHPMVGGLVEFARAWRPDLIVWEPFCYAGPIAAKACGAAHARLLFGVDVFGAAREQYRRRLAEEPGRVDHLGAWLGRYARMYGAEFSEDMTTGQFTIDQFPASLQPATELDVLRTQYIPYGGPAVVPGWLSKPPERPRVAMTLGLTATEHFNGYTVGVQEALDALADLDIDLVATVAEKAQAELTRIPGNARIVSYVPWHALAPTCSVVVHHAGAATMATTSRHPVPQLALHHHYDQPFLGRKLAEHGAGLELPTHRATGARIRESVERLLTEQSFKDRAADLRDEILGLPSPNAIVPEIEARVR
- a CDS encoding PH domain-containing protein; the encoded protein is MTAEATAEPVSPASAEKSELPWLRLDIKLFYVNAAKFTISFAISITSYFLYDSGPVWPLLVVSGISALMTLRDLWRWLFTRYRVTPERVERRTGLLVREERHVGRDRIRSVSSSAKLRHRLVKLRVVHIGSGEGKHFSPAFKLDALSKETAAQLRRDLIPRDAEAPAEREVVIARLRWIWLWYNVFHVWAILAGVLFLVSLYFTMQTFAVDLIDVIAGLIHWANLGVWRTIGASVVITFVLGYFSLGLDFAAKHWNFELVRTTSGEDGTELRTRQGLFTTKTVHREDRRIRGVHLHEPLLWRWMRLAETKVITTGLNASLNESANILPRTPLPDARHAASFVFPDGHQPLEAPLLRHPVGAFRRRLYWATYGPAAVAGLLAWLGATGVVPASWWPLPLLLLPLTWALAWVAYRTLGHALIGPYLVVRSGAAGRSTTVLRTRAVIGWRLRQTIFQRLGSRMTIGVPTAAGDRYYRAIDAGTEQALAFVAGADPDLAHEFLSGTGTPPADSHFAPRSDAP
- a CDS encoding aldo/keto reductase, producing the protein MRHTRLTETLSVGEIGLGCSSMSYGYGPARTARDHEESARVLRHAVDLGVTVFDTADVYGPFTNEQLLGEVLAPYRTRTTIATKVGLILRPDGTLERNGRPEYLREACEGSLRRLGVDAIGLYQLHRVDPAVPLAESWGALAELVTEGKVLGLGISHATVEELEQIHALFPIAAVQYELSVWERRNLDEILPWTWKNDVGFLACCPIGRGYLSGQVAVDELVDGDSRRRDPRFEAGALTGNQRIVDGLQRVAARHGATPAQVAIAWLTTHGDNVVPIPGTRRLRWLAENVGAAGIRLSAADLRDIDTLPVATGEKRWDEHREAVVSK